The DNA window TTCATGCCTAGAAAGAAGAGGCTGCACACCAGCACCAGTTTATACTGCATGCAGCGTTGGATATCGTCCAGGACCTTGCTTGGACAACCAGTGCCATGTAAGACCCTTTATGATTCATAATTAAACATAGATTTATTATGAATGTATTTTGCTTTTGCTTTCTTGTTTTTTATTGGTCTATAATTTTTATCCATCGAAATGTTCTTTCTCAGGTACTTAAAAGCAATTGACAGATTCAATGATCTGGTGGTCTCAGCATATGTTACTGCTGGTCATATCCTACAtgtttatgataatattttctGATATCTAGTGAGAAATTTGAAACAAGTTTCTTTATAGTTATATAGTATTTTTGAAGCTTTCCAGCTGATCTTGGATCCTTATGGCTTAGAACATCTCAGAGTTGATTGATGACTTAATAATGACCACATGTTTCGAAAGAAAAAGTATAGAAGAAAAGACATTAGATACACAAACACATGGGCATCAAGGGCCCATTCACAATATTCTTTACTTGCTAAGAAGGTATTTTAGCTGTTCttggtaaaaaaaaagaatttaattgGGTCCAGCTTGTTCAGGTCCTTTTTTTACTATGAACTAGAGTTTCTTGTACAGTTAAGATTTGGAACACAACTTAGCATCCTTCTATTTTGATAGTATTCCCCGTGATTGGAGCTAGGCGTTTACATTAACATGCTTGCAAGAAGAATCTACAAATTATTACCATGACTGGATTCTGGTGGAAGAATAAAAGACAAACATGTTACATAATAAGAAGCTTCTCCACATTTGCGTGATAAATGATGCCTCCTTTAGAACTATATAAGAAGTGGATTGTATTTATTCAGTATATTTTAGTACACCTCATCTTTGAAACTGCATTAATTGAAGTTCCTTAATCATTTGGATCATACATACAAGATTAATGTTACTTCATGACTCCCGCAATGATGATGGCATCAAAAGCTTCTTTCAAGAGGTCCACGAACTGTATATAAAGGTAAAGCTTTGATGACCATCTCTCTAATGGTATTCTAGTCTGCAGTTAAGCTTTTTTATCTTCTGTCACATGTCTACTCTCTACATAATCTAACTTCTCATATATTTTTTGCTGATTCAGTTAACTCTGTAAACTTCTAATTTATTTGTATCCTCCCTCCGTTCAGCTATCAAGATCTTAGGGATATCCAGAAACCccatttagaaacactttttaaatatgtttctGTATCTGTCTCTACCCAAATTTAGTTTGTACGCGAACAGAAAtaaaaagtgtttctaaattGGGCTAGTCTATGTTAAATTCTACTTAAATAAGCCTTCCTTCTATGTTTATTGTGTCAAAAGGAATTATTTTGTGGAAGAGAAACGGAGGTGGAAATGTGAAGTGTTAGTTTGCCTAACATCAGCTAGACCAATTATAAATTGGAAATGATGAGGCAATGGGGAATAAAGACTTCTCGAATATCTGTGACAGATTAGATGACTGACTGGAAATAATTAGACTTTTGGAAGCAAATAAATTTACATGGTTTTGTTGGGGATGTTGAGTTTTAAGTAGAAGTAGCATTTCTCTCATTAGTTGCTACTGACTCCATTTGGCTTCCAAAGAcacttatcatttaaaattagcTTAATCTTATCCTAAAACATAGAAATAAATTGAAGGGTAATTATGTAATTGaacaattcttttttttaatgagaggCATTTGAGTAGGCCAAACAGATTTTACCTGGTAAGCTGATTTTGAATCTGCTTCCAAATTAGTAATCATTTAGGAAAGTATCTATAGATGTTTAATTCTTACTTCTGTGCAGGACAATTAAGATTATTGATTGTGTTCTGACCAAAAAAACATTTCTATGCGCAGATACTTCTGAACCCACTGTATCTTCCAGGCTCTCGCATTACATCATCCCATTTCGACACCAAAGTTAGAGCCCTGGCAAGAAAATATCTCTAAGAACATCTTAACACCAGGTGATACAGGCCAGGGCACTcctctattaattaattcatccTAGTCTCTGTTCCTAATGATGATGTTATTAACTATTATTCCTTTACACACCAAAAATGCACTTAAATGagtttcaaacatttttttcagAACTTTGTGCTTGTTATGTTCCCAAAATAGTCATATTCATATGGTTTAAAGTCTAGAGACATAGGCTGGCCTCATGCAAAAACAAACTTATAGGGGCATCCTGAAATGTCTATTACATTTGTTTTCCAATTTACATGTGATCTAATAGTGTAATAGTGGCATCATCACCTTTCATCCTTTGGAAATGGAGGTAGCACTAGCAAGTggatgtttttttcttttttttttatcatgaatGAATGATTGGGATTGATGGATGGATGAATGGATGGATGGCAGAAagttttatctttttcttttttaaaattatatatatatattgttagattGAGCATATTAGGTGCAAAGTGGTACATAACTATGTATATGAGGAGTGGGGGGACCTTAGCCAACTCAATTATGTAATGAGAAGCAAACATGCATGATGATGATGCATGAAGCATGCTTAGACTTTAGGGTTGGccctattttataataattttcattctAGAAAAGCTTTTTGATGAATATGTTATTAATTAACTTGTTTGAATAAGAGTCaaatgttgtttttgttgtaCAAGTTttgatgttaaaatatataaacatgaCCAACATCTATTATGCCTCTTTTAAACAAGAAAGtgacttttcttcttcttttttttatataataaaactttctaaaatgaaacatatattttatagaatattTTAGACATTTGTTGTAgtaattttttacatatttgtTGATACCGACATCAGGGGCGGAACTAATATTTGAAATCTACCCTGTTGTTTTATGTGGTTATTTCCCTTTAGCAACATGAAGCGATCAATAACAATgattatttacaaaaaaaaaattgagtcaCCCGGGCTCCAACATGGGTAGATTCACCCTTTAGTGATAAGCGGaacaacaaattataaatacaagATCGCAGCATTACTATCGCAACTATGACATCTGCTCCAACTTAAACTTAAAGTGTTATAAGCGAGAATCAAATTCGTGACATTTAGTTTATTATGAACCACTTAAACTAACTTATGAAAAAATTATGAGGGTTTGGGACTAGTATAAGGCTCATTAGTTGTCGGTAAGAAGAGGACAAGAATTGGCTCTAAAAACATTGTCCTATTTAAGAACAATTAATGAATAGATAAGGatgataaaaatgtattataagaacaattaatgaatagataaggatgataaaaatgtattattggtGCTAATAAAGATCTACCCTTGTTTGGTAATGGTCTTGATGACCTAACCTAATCCAACCCAATCCCACaaaacctaatttatttgtattattaaatgTAAAAACTTCAATTAAGGAAAGTTTTGTGTTTTTGAATCCAACTTACAAAGGCCATCATCAAACAAGCAAACAAACAATATATGCACAtacataaatcaaaatcaaaacccAAAACATAttctaaactatatataatCATCAATCAAGTCAAAAGacataatgataataataatctcTCCATGAACAAACAAGGAAAAATCAAGAACAAGATCATTCCTGTTTCTTAAAGACTAAAGAGAATAATCccaaatcatatattttttttgcatcCAATTCTGAAAAACCTTCACTTTCTGCGATTAACAACAACAGTAGTCTTTGGCCGCCGTCGAATCTTATCCTTGTTCCCAAAACCATTACATAACCCACAAGCAGATAATCGCGGCGAAGGAGGTTCAATCGCCGGCGAAACCCTTCCCGTTCGAAAAGCGCGATTGGATCGGCTACGTTCGATCGTGTTGATGTTCCTAGGAGGCCTCCCCTGCTCCGGCGTCGGCGTTGGTGAAGGTGCCGTCTGTTCTTCTTTCTGATTCTGATTCTGATCTTGTTTAGATTTctctcctccttcttcttcttccttttgtTTCATCAATTCAGCAGAGATAAGCTTATCATCCCATATCAATCCCGATGAACCTTGTCTACGAAACGAAATCGCAGATCGCTGCAATCCAGccatcaaatcaaaatcaaaatcaaattctcTCTCGATCTTGCCCTAGATGATGTGATGATCAACTGTGCCTGAGTCGAAATCTCTCTCTGAATTGATAGACTTtttcctattatatatatagcagTTATATTCACAATTCACAAAAGTAGGGTtctaatatcaaatattttattttcaaataatatattattttattttctataccctctatacttttatataaatataatttaatataggAATACAATTTCATGAAGTTTTCTAAAGGCAAAAAATAAGGGCCAATAGTTTTGAAGAGTTTGGAAATTATAAAAGTcattattaattctaaattacttttataaattaatattatttttttatttaactttttataaattctaatatttatatgatcatataaaattgtttatttgtatttttctaagtttaaattaattttatcataaacttgataataatcttaaataagTTGTGATTACataaaaatcttaatattatttttcataaataaataatttaaaacacattttagcGTTTAAGATTAAATTGGATAATATATAGAGTttattaccaaaaaaaataaattagataggATATAAATTATAGTAATTTAAACATTAccataaaaataatacaaaaatacgaGTTTTCATATTGTCACTAAAATACACTCAAACACACTACAAGAGTAATTATTTGAGGGTAACAAtgaaaactaaacaaaaaatgATCATAATGAACAAACAtgacataaaatttaatattaacgAGTTCGGAGGTTCCCAAGAAGATCAATTAGTTCACTGATTGTTTCCACCGGTTTTTCAGAAGAGATCTCCCCTatcgttataataataatattgtgaagTAAACACATTGGTCGACTACGATCAATAAACGTCCTACGGTTCGTTCGTGCCAAATAGTCTATTAGAAAAAAATCGgaataggttttttttttaaaaaaaaaaaaaaatcgaaatagcgaatcaatctgcattcatccttggtaggacaatctctcataatattcttctcatgcagagcctattaaaaggctacgggaaaaataaaatatccccgagagtggctttcaaaatagatatcaaaaaagctttcgactctgttagatgggaagttattcgagactttctggttgtttatgcttttcctatgatttttatcgattgaattatgcaatgcgtttcatcatcctactttgttgttagcgtcaatggagtccacagaggctatttcaagggtgaaaacggggtaaggcaagggaaccccctctcttcttacattttcgtagctatcatggtgatctttgagagcatcttcgcgatgttccgaaagaattgtccatacatctttcacccattctgtgaggtagaggaggtaacaaatttatgctttgctgacgatttgtttattctagcgcacgcagacgttgattccattaaaactattagggttgcactaacgttcttttctgaggtaacatgtttaactattaatgaaagcaaaagtgtggcattttatggaggcgtgaaggacgaaacaaagcaggacatcttcaacatcatgggcatcaaggaaggcagttttcccataaggtacttaggaattccgttaactgcgaagcagattgagatctcacactgtaagccgctgattgaaaaggtaaaaaacacgatatctggctgggcagcgaaaaaactttcttatgcagggaggatcgaacttatcaaaaccgtggttatgggcatagttggctattgggcgcagcaaatggtcattccgaagaaggtaatgaaggaacttgacacactgatgagaaactttatctggggtagtagtggaagaggaggaaagaaagtcaaatggaccgctctctgcaaaccgaaggacgagagaggcatcgacttgaagaactgtatcgagtggaacaaggctctaaccttcaagcatctgtgggctttggagcgcaatcaggagtcactatggatcaaatgagtgcatacgaggtttatgaaacacgaaaccagcatctggacctgcaaaattcacgaaggtatgagctggtctctaaaaaagattcttaaactaagaagcgatattgcagatctttatgacatccgactaggggacgggaaagacactctattctggcacgacccttggtttgaaaatcggtctatcatcgacaaggaggagtttcaaaatactcgtattagaagggactgcgcaaaagcgaaaatcagagacatcaaagacgggaattggaacttactcttgagaagaattccagaaggaaagaggatacttgatcatataagtaacatacaactacacgacagaccggatattcatgaatggaaagctgaggacaatgggaagctggtattgaagaaaatatgggaggtaatccgggaaaaagcgcagaaagtagaatgggctcctcttgtatggtcaacgaagattatccctcgacaccagttcatcctatggctcgccttttgggaaagactcagcacacatgatcgtatcagtaagtatatgagcatcccggacgcgagctgtcttctatgcataggaaatgaagaaaccatagatcacctattcgggagctgctgtattgcttcggagctttgtgacaaattctataaaagcctggagctgatcagtttcccgagcgaatggaatgaaatcaaagaagcgacactactcaaagccaaggaaaatagatttgcaacaagcgtgttcaagtgcggctttgaagcagtggtgtataacatttgacaagaacggaatgcaaggatATATGACAGAACctgcaggagcattgacgagttatggaaagatattgtatcggattgcagcgccctcgcgggaacgtggagagtaattccaagcacggagcagaactggaatatctgcaggaactggaatataccgttttttaaactcactagaattgaaaacattgtaaacagataattcatttacgtttttagtttttattcagaatgttacgaattcaaaatcattctaggcctgtctagaatgatttcTTACACTCGtgatttttttcccatttttgggaatttttaatgaaatgacgctaaggcgtttttcccaaaaaaaatcgGAATAGGGACATATCGACAAAATCTAACCGAGCTCACAATTTATACAAACAATCAGGGTCGGCCATATGGTAAGCTCAACAAGCCACCAGGCTAGGGCAGTccatttattaaaacaaataaaaatattatgtatttttatttggttatagtttcaaatatataaaaaaatattaattttttaaattagacttatgacaaaaaaaaaaaagatgagtgtaaataaataatttaaaacatatttgacaaataaattagataatatatataaaaaaatgttgagtttattaaaagaaataataataataataactaaacatCACTTTTATCagttatatcatttattttattaattaaatactaaaatattctctcttttttttttaaaataatttattttatcattatatactaatattatttaattctttttatcaaagTATTCTTAACTTCTTAAAATCATCTCcgacaacattttttaaataagcttTAGAAAAAAACTCCTATGACCCACATTTCATGAACAAATGTGTAATAACCTCATAAGTCAGAGTCCATATTAATGCTAGGCAGAAAATCAAACATGGCAACTCTCTTTGTGTACTGAAAATGGGGATGTCAATGTCTTTGAAATTTCATTGCATATTTTAAAGTTTGCAAATAATTCAATCTAATGTTAACAAAACTAATTCATAGTTTAgcctttaatattatattttatttgtaacaagaaaaaataaactCATTAAGGTCGGACCGGTCCTAAAGTTTAGAGTGCTCTAtccgaattttattttattaaatataaaaattacataattgaGTTGGTTAATATATGTTATGGTTCATGGTTCAAACTTTATTATGCATAAATTTTTCGCACTTCAAATAATTTGTCCTAAGTCAAATATCattaagaccatctccaaccctcAATACCATTTTCAActccaaaatgcagtaaacatcacatcaaacagtaattcatctccaaccct is part of the Impatiens glandulifera chromosome 1, dImpGla2.1, whole genome shotgun sequence genome and encodes:
- the LOC124920488 gene encoding trafficking protein particle complex subunit 2 produces the protein MKRRRFQKFVLRWIAHFLSLVSAKPTLFRIEISRRRTDSRFPQQVLFIYFSFHMASTACFMIVSRNDIPIYEAEVGTATKKEEAAHQHQFILHAALDIVQDLAWTTSAMYLKAIDRFNDLVVSAYVTAGHTRLMLLHDSRNDDGIKSFFQEVHELYIKILLNPLYLPGSRITSSHFDTKVRALARKYL
- the LOC124920489 gene encoding MAPK kinase substrate protein At1g80180-like; its protein translation is MAGLQRSAISFRRQGSSGLIWDDKLISAELMKQKEEEEGGEKSKQDQNQNQKEEQTAPSPTPTPEQGRPPRNINTIERSRSNRAFRTGRVSPAIEPPSPRLSACGLCNGFGNKDKIRRRPKTTVVVNRRK